A genome region from Arachidicoccus soli includes the following:
- a CDS encoding DUF2264 domain-containing protein: MKKFFLFLCILFVSSISFSRTTTNHLNQGSKERTFLVKIVSKIADPVLEALSKNDLRKTMPVASSGTHRERYTHLEAFGRLLSGMAPWLELGADNSTEGKIRGKYIDLVRKCLYNATDSTGPDYMNFSSIGQPIVDAAFLAQGLLRAPNQLWQPLDEKTKANIIAAFEKCNGKSHFQNNWVMFSATVEAALYKFTGSFHRQETIAYVDKCMSYYKGDGTYGDGEFFHWDYYNSYVMQPMLIDVLKTIIEVDSAKHIADEALIKKYQLVVKRAQRYAEIQEMMISPIGTYTVIGRSSTYRFGAFQLLSQMALLKKLPVQLRPQQVRAALYTVIKKQISAKGTFDKNGWLQIGVYGHQPNMGEEYISTGSLYLCSEAFLMLGLPASNAFWQGKDVEWTSKKIWSGQNTRRDHSMD, translated from the coding sequence ATGAAAAAATTTTTCTTATTTCTTTGTATTCTTTTTGTTTCAAGTATTTCTTTTTCACGCACCACAACAAATCATCTTAATCAAGGCAGTAAAGAAAGAACCTTTTTGGTGAAAATAGTAAGCAAAATTGCAGACCCAGTTTTAGAAGCGCTCAGTAAAAATGATTTGAGAAAAACAATGCCTGTAGCGTCTTCCGGCACGCATAGGGAACGCTATACGCATTTGGAAGCTTTTGGCCGATTGTTATCCGGTATGGCACCTTGGTTAGAGCTCGGTGCAGACAATTCAACCGAAGGTAAAATCAGGGGGAAATATATTGATTTAGTTAGAAAATGTTTATACAACGCGACCGATTCCACTGGACCAGATTATATGAATTTCAGTTCAATTGGCCAGCCAATTGTAGATGCTGCATTTTTAGCGCAAGGTTTATTAAGAGCACCGAATCAACTTTGGCAACCTTTGGATGAGAAAACAAAAGCCAATATTATTGCGGCCTTTGAAAAATGCAATGGAAAGAGTCATTTCCAAAATAACTGGGTGATGTTTAGTGCTACAGTGGAGGCTGCCTTGTATAAATTTACAGGTTCATTTCATCGTCAAGAAACTATTGCATACGTAGACAAATGCATGAGCTATTATAAAGGTGATGGTACTTATGGTGATGGAGAATTTTTCCATTGGGATTACTACAATAGTTATGTAATGCAACCCATGCTGATAGATGTTTTAAAGACTATTATAGAAGTAGACAGCGCCAAACATATTGCCGACGAAGCATTGATAAAAAAATATCAACTAGTTGTAAAGCGTGCTCAGCGTTATGCCGAAATTCAGGAGATGATGATTTCCCCTATCGGTACTTATACTGTAATCGGCCGATCTTCTACTTATCGTTTTGGTGCGTTTCAACTACTATCGCAAATGGCTTTATTGAAGAAATTACCTGTGCAGTTACGGCCACAACAAGTGAGAGCAGCTTTATACACAGTAATTAAAAAGCAAATAAGCGCAAAAGGAACTTTTGATAAAAATGGCTGGTTGCAAATAGGTGTATATGGTCATCAACCCAATATGGGAGAAGAATATATTTCTACCGGGAGTTTGTACTTGTGTTCCGAAGCTTTTTTGATGTTGGGCTTGCCGGCTTCAAATGCATTTTGGCAAGGAAAGGATGTAGAATGGACCTCTAAGAAAATATGGAGTGGTCAAAATACGAGAAGAGATCATTCTATGGATTAA
- a CDS encoding glycoside hydrolase family 2 protein, translating to MVDIKRSLSILFFCFCSTIASRAQDSLITDIPGRQTISLNGSWQYIMDPYETGFYDYRYKELAQNTPAAYWSSDVPANKSDLKEFGYTDKYTLQVPGDWNHQYPKFQYYEGTVWYKKSFDYHIKSKNDKVYLYFGAVNYRADVYLNGKKLGMHVGGFTPFNFEIPKGLLKSKNNYLVVRVNNNRHKDDVPTLNTDWWNYGGITRNVCLVELPNLFIRDYFIHLKKGKLGTVPASKNADIIGWINLNRTPETQEKIAIEIPELNFKKEFSTSQKKVAVNFNLPKIQLWSPEHPKLYRIIISTKNDRIVDKIGFRTVEAYSKQVLLNGKPIFMRGISIHEEIPQEERRAYSEKDAEQLLSQAKELDCNMVRLAHYPHDETMTRLADSLGILVWSEIPVYWTIDFADKNVYQNAENQLETMITRDHNRASVIIWSVGNETPVSPTRTNFMHALINKAHQMDNTRMVSAALEVNYNSGKKMNVVDDPLGAFVDLVAFNEYLGWYGGSPDKCSTTNWSTIYNKPLFISETGAGAKYGFHADSLTRFSEEYQAWYYKEQIAMLKRMPENWVGMSPWVLADFRSPKRNNPLYQEGWNRKGLFDDKGNKKEAFYILQAYYKSLEEKDLNEK from the coding sequence ATGGTTGACATAAAAAGAAGTTTATCTATTTTATTTTTTTGCTTTTGCTCCACTATTGCTTCTCGAGCCCAAGACAGTTTGATTACAGATATTCCGGGTCGCCAAACGATTAGCCTTAATGGCAGTTGGCAGTATATTATGGATCCTTATGAAACAGGTTTTTATGACTATCGATACAAAGAATTAGCTCAAAACACGCCAGCGGCCTATTGGTCATCTGATGTTCCGGCGAATAAATCGGATTTGAAAGAGTTTGGTTATACGGATAAATATACTTTACAGGTACCCGGAGATTGGAACCATCAATATCCCAAATTTCAATATTATGAAGGTACAGTCTGGTATAAAAAGTCTTTTGATTACCATATAAAATCAAAGAACGATAAAGTATATCTCTATTTTGGAGCAGTCAATTATCGGGCGGATGTTTACCTTAATGGAAAGAAGTTAGGGATGCATGTTGGTGGTTTTACACCTTTTAATTTTGAAATCCCTAAAGGCTTGCTCAAATCCAAAAATAATTATTTGGTAGTGAGAGTCAATAATAATCGTCATAAGGACGATGTGCCTACGCTCAATACCGATTGGTGGAATTATGGAGGCATTACACGTAATGTTTGTCTTGTGGAGCTGCCTAATTTATTTATAAGAGATTATTTTATTCATCTTAAAAAAGGAAAGTTGGGGACTGTTCCTGCTTCTAAAAATGCGGATATAATTGGTTGGATAAATCTGAATAGGACCCCTGAAACTCAGGAGAAAATAGCCATAGAAATTCCCGAATTGAATTTTAAAAAAGAATTTTCTACTTCACAAAAAAAGGTCGCTGTAAATTTTAATTTGCCTAAAATTCAACTTTGGTCACCGGAACATCCAAAGCTCTATAGGATTATTATTTCTACTAAGAATGATAGAATAGTGGATAAAATTGGCTTTAGAACTGTCGAGGCTTATAGTAAGCAAGTGCTATTGAATGGTAAGCCTATATTTATGCGAGGCATTAGTATTCATGAAGAAATTCCGCAAGAGGAGAGGAGGGCTTATAGTGAAAAAGATGCAGAACAATTATTGAGTCAAGCAAAAGAATTGGATTGTAATATGGTGCGCTTAGCTCACTATCCACACGATGAAACGATGACTAGATTGGCCGATTCTTTAGGAATATTGGTTTGGTCAGAAATACCAGTTTATTGGACAATTGATTTTGCCGATAAGAATGTTTATCAAAATGCTGAAAATCAATTAGAGACAATGATTACGCGAGATCATAATCGTGCGAGTGTTATTATATGGTCAGTAGGAAACGAAACGCCTGTTAGCCCAACAAGAACAAATTTTATGCACGCATTAATCAATAAGGCACATCAGATGGACAATACGAGAATGGTCTCAGCGGCATTGGAAGTGAATTATAATTCCGGTAAAAAAATGAATGTGGTGGACGATCCTTTGGGTGCATTTGTCGATCTCGTTGCGTTTAATGAATATTTAGGTTGGTATGGGGGTTCCCCTGATAAATGTAGCACAACCAATTGGTCCACTATCTATAATAAACCTTTATTTATTAGTGAAACAGGTGCAGGTGCAAAATATGGATTTCATGCAGATTCTCTAACGCGCTTCAGCGAAGAATATCAAGCTTGGTATTATAAAGAACAAATAGCGATGCTTAAACGTATGCCGGAAAATTGGGTGGGCATGTCGCCTTGGGTTCTGGCCGATTTTAGATCACCCAAGAGAAATAATCCTCTTTATCAAGAAGGTTGGAATAGGAAAGGACTATTTGATGATAAAGGAAATAAAAAAGAGGCATTTTATATCCTACAAGCCTATTATAAAAGTTTAGAGGAGAAAGACTTAAATGAAAAGTAA
- a CDS encoding hybrid sensor histidine kinase/response regulator transcription factor has product MLKKSYLLFLLIYFIGIKVNAQKNIVLNNLSFKDGLSNNSVTCLMQDSYGFMWMGTYDGLNRYDGYSFKIFRNRWKDTTSLINNHVVALNQNNANSIWVGTLKGVSLFDYKKLKFSPSYYTPWGKTNIEIIDARVRDIISDSLGNTFVATENSGLLEKGKGNDCFYQIAYQNTPNFNASALCLYKQNEIFVFIKDVGLCLFNKYTHKFSVINTTLNDATKLLFWKEKNALLVGTERGLYIYDLKTGVTNVFNVAFQESSITNLLLDKEGILWISTDGNGVAKIILKTENVSFIKEGLEGNSLKSNAVYAIYEDASSKKWIATLRGGVSILNPKPKLFKLIQNDPYNKNSLISNFVLSFCEDQKNNIWIGTDGGGLSYWDPSTSEYRNYVHNNSNPNSPAGNYVVSVLCDYKNRIWIATFNGGVDLFNPDTKSFIHYRCFNPIRKKYDVNFWKLFQDSKHHIWLGSTLGNALFRFNENENKFELFDNSLINIHTLFEDTKGRLWGGDYDQLIKIDTLHRNHIYFNVGFPVRAIIQDNQQNIWLGTEGGGLQLFNEKDKSFTHFTEKNGLPSNSILNILKDRLGNLWCSTYNGLTEFDPQTKSCINFNTNDGLQSNQFSYNAALKLSNGAFLFGGINGFNMFYPNEIKKAYKKVPLIITDFKINNVPIQNTDYLSQDYTPVNFQSIRIPFNRANISFNYTGLEYAGTEDISYEYILKGWDKAWNKVGTVRSATYSHLYEGHYKLLINTIYPDGTKGRVRVIDITVLPPWYRSWWAYCLYLIAFGMAVYLYLRYRQNQIRLTYEMRITKMNADAEKEMNERKISFFTNISHEFRTMLTLIVNPIKELMKSDDGTEKPVEIQIAYKNSRRMLSLVGQLLLFRKVDVEEYELKISRLNLYEIGKDVFDSFIYQAKTKRITYTYLCENEKLEIYGDFEKLEIALFNLISNAMKYTPEYGEIILEIKEDDEKVFITISDSGQGISEEIGEKIFQKYYQIHSLESRTKTGFGIGLYLVKNFIETHHGAINYKSRKEKGTTFIIELLKGKNHFKGIEIAESEYHEKGLVEEIIDQEDTNFEEGSPIHIASPENFSEKLISDKKTILIADDNAEIRNYVLSLFNKEYNVIQCDNGKTALELIIKKHPDLVILDLIMPKIYGDELCQQIKSDKNLNHIPVVILTAEVSAEIKLRCVESGADDYITKPFEKEFLIARVNNLLNTKNNLQKYFYNEITLQENNQNISPEDKIFLDKCIEIVEENIDNTEFDIKILADEMCMSHSKLYKKIHYISGYSASGFVRFVRLRKAAELFINSNHNVSETALIVGFGDVKYFRTQFQKTFGMTPSNYIKKYRKPFQDSYSL; this is encoded by the coding sequence ATGCTTAAAAAATCTTATCTATTATTTTTATTGATTTATTTTATAGGGATAAAAGTAAATGCACAAAAAAATATTGTACTAAACAACTTAAGTTTTAAAGACGGCCTTTCTAATAATTCTGTCACCTGTCTGATGCAAGACAGCTATGGCTTTATGTGGATGGGAACCTACGATGGACTTAATAGATATGATGGGTATTCTTTTAAAATATTTAGGAATCGTTGGAAGGATACGACATCATTAATCAATAATCATGTTGTTGCACTTAATCAAAATAACGCCAATTCTATTTGGGTGGGGACTCTAAAAGGTGTTTCATTATTTGATTATAAAAAATTAAAATTTTCTCCCTCTTATTATACACCTTGGGGTAAAACAAATATCGAAATAATTGACGCCAGGGTTAGAGATATCATAAGCGACAGTTTGGGTAATACATTTGTTGCCACAGAAAATAGCGGTTTATTAGAAAAGGGAAAGGGTAATGATTGTTTTTATCAAATTGCTTATCAGAATACCCCAAATTTTAATGCATCAGCTTTATGTCTTTATAAACAGAATGAAATTTTTGTTTTTATAAAAGATGTGGGTCTTTGTCTTTTTAATAAATATACCCATAAGTTTTCTGTGATTAATACTACTTTAAATGATGCGACAAAATTGCTTTTTTGGAAAGAAAAGAATGCACTTTTGGTTGGCACTGAGAGGGGGTTATATATTTATGATTTAAAGACTGGGGTAACAAATGTTTTCAATGTTGCATTCCAAGAAAGTAGTATTACCAATTTGCTTTTGGATAAAGAGGGGATTTTATGGATTTCTACTGATGGTAATGGAGTAGCAAAAATTATTCTTAAAACAGAAAATGTTTCTTTCATAAAAGAAGGTCTTGAAGGAAATTCTTTAAAAAGTAATGCTGTCTATGCAATATATGAAGATGCTTCCAGCAAGAAATGGATTGCTACTTTAAGAGGTGGGGTTAGTATTTTGAACCCAAAACCAAAGCTGTTCAAATTAATTCAAAATGATCCGTATAATAAGAATTCCTTGATTAGCAATTTTGTATTATCTTTTTGTGAGGATCAAAAGAATAATATCTGGATTGGGACCGACGGAGGTGGTTTGAGTTATTGGGATCCAAGTACAAGCGAATATAGAAATTATGTGCACAATAATAGTAACCCTAATTCGCCAGCAGGAAATTATGTAGTGAGTGTTTTATGCGACTATAAAAATAGAATTTGGATTGCCACTTTTAACGGAGGCGTCGATCTATTTAATCCGGATACCAAAAGTTTTATCCATTATAGATGTTTTAATCCCATTAGAAAAAAGTATGATGTCAATTTTTGGAAACTTTTTCAAGATTCTAAGCATCATATTTGGCTTGGAAGCACATTGGGCAATGCTTTATTTCGATTTAATGAAAATGAAAATAAGTTTGAACTGTTTGATAATTCACTTATAAATATTCATACTCTTTTTGAAGATACAAAAGGCCGTTTATGGGGTGGAGATTACGATCAATTGATTAAGATTGATACCCTTCATCGAAACCATATATACTTTAATGTTGGCTTCCCAGTAAGAGCTATTATTCAGGATAATCAACAAAATATATGGTTGGGAACAGAAGGAGGAGGGCTTCAATTATTTAATGAAAAAGATAAATCATTTACACACTTTACTGAAAAAAATGGATTACCAAGTAACTCAATATTAAATATTTTAAAGGATCGTCTTGGAAATCTGTGGTGCAGTACTTATAATGGTTTGACGGAGTTTGATCCGCAAACAAAAAGCTGTATAAATTTTAATACAAATGATGGATTGCAGAGTAATCAGTTTAGCTATAATGCCGCTCTTAAATTAAGTAATGGAGCATTTCTCTTTGGAGGGATCAACGGATTTAATATGTTCTATCCCAATGAAATAAAAAAGGCTTATAAAAAGGTTCCCTTGATAATAACCGATTTCAAAATAAATAATGTACCTATACAGAATACGGATTATTTATCGCAAGATTATACACCTGTTAATTTCCAATCCATTAGGATACCTTTTAACCGGGCAAACATTTCTTTTAACTATACAGGGTTGGAATATGCAGGTACTGAAGATATTTCCTATGAGTATATACTAAAGGGGTGGGATAAAGCGTGGAACAAGGTTGGAACGGTCCGTAGTGCAACTTATTCTCATCTATATGAAGGGCATTATAAACTACTTATCAATACAATTTATCCAGACGGAACAAAGGGAAGAGTAAGGGTGATTGATATTACAGTTTTGCCGCCTTGGTATCGCTCTTGGTGGGCGTATTGTTTGTATCTTATTGCTTTTGGAATGGCGGTTTATCTATATCTGAGATATAGGCAAAATCAAATCAGATTGACCTATGAAATGAGAATTACTAAAATGAACGCTGATGCAGAAAAGGAAATGAATGAGCGAAAGATCTCTTTTTTTACAAATATTTCTCATGAGTTCAGAACAATGCTGACTCTAATCGTTAATCCGATCAAAGAATTGATGAAATCAGATGACGGTACTGAAAAACCGGTAGAGATACAAATAGCTTATAAGAATTCTCGTCGGATGTTAAGCCTGGTGGGGCAGTTATTGTTATTCAGAAAAGTAGATGTCGAAGAATATGAACTGAAAATTAGTAGGTTAAATCTATATGAGATAGGGAAGGATGTTTTTGACAGTTTTATTTATCAAGCAAAGACCAAGAGAATTACTTACACGTATTTGTGTGAAAATGAAAAGTTAGAGATTTATGGAGATTTTGAGAAACTGGAGATTGCCTTATTTAATCTGATTTCTAATGCTATGAAATATACACCTGAATATGGTGAAATAATTTTGGAAATAAAGGAAGATGATGAAAAAGTGTTTATAACTATTTCTGATTCAGGGCAGGGAATCTCTGAAGAAATCGGTGAGAAAATTTTTCAAAAATATTATCAGATTCACTCTTTAGAAAGCAGGACCAAAACAGGTTTTGGTATCGGTTTGTATTTGGTTAAGAACTTTATTGAAACGCATCATGGTGCTATCAATTATAAAAGCCGAAAAGAAAAGGGGACAACATTTATAATTGAGCTTTTAAAAGGTAAAAATCATTTTAAAGGGATCGAAATAGCTGAAAGTGAATATCATGAAAAAGGTTTGGTGGAGGAGATAATTGATCAAGAAGATACGAATTTTGAAGAAGGATCTCCGATTCATATTGCGTCACCGGAGAATTTTTCTGAAAAACTAATTTCAGATAAGAAAACAATTTTAATCGCTGATGATAATGCTGAAATTAGAAATTATGTATTGAGTCTATTTAACAAGGAATACAACGTAATTCAGTGTGACAATGGTAAAACAGCACTTGAGTTAATAATAAAGAAACATCCCGACTTAGTAATTTTAGACCTGATAATGCCTAAGATATATGGAGATGAATTGTGCCAGCAAATTAAAAGTGATAAAAATTTGAATCACATTCCAGTGGTCATTCTTACTGCAGAGGTTTCTGCTGAAATAAAATTAAGATGCGTGGAATCCGGCGCTGATGACTATATTACCAAACCATTTGAAAAAGAGTTTTTAATTGCACGTGTTAATAACCTGTTGAACACGAAGAATAATTTGCAAAAATATTTTTACAATGAAATAACCTTACAAGAAAATAACCAAAACATCTCACCGGAAGATAAAATCTTCTTAGATAAGTGTATTGAAATAGTAGAAGAGAATATCGATAATACGGAGTTTGATATAAAAATATTAGCGGATGAAATGTGTATGAGTCATTCAAAGCTATATAAGAAAATACACTACATATCAGGATATTCTGCAAGCGGTTTCGTGAGGTTTGTACGTTTAAGAAAAGCAGCTGAATTATTTATAAATTCTAATCATAATGTAAGTGAAACAGCATTGATTGTTGGATTTGGAGATGTGAAATATTTTCGTACGCAATTTCAAAAGACTTTTGGAATGACACCATCAAATTATATTAAAAAATACAGAAAACCCTTTCAAGATTCTTATTCTTTATAG
- a CDS encoding heme-binding domain-containing protein → MKNKKIFTRKWKIFFLVLIIGFISLQFIQPSTQNPKVTGDLDAPIAVKQILKRACYDCHSNETKIKWFDKVAPFSWLVSKDIIEGRKALNFSTWKDLPQKQQDGNLYTALNFIILKEMPLKQYLLLHKEAILNTEDIEILKKYVTSRTAIPIAKPEALTTKNVMPKSIHTVASSLNGIHYIQGYDRWQAISSTDRFDNGTMRVIYANAIAINAIKKEQINPWPEGTIFAKVLWKEIIDSSGNVSPGKFIHSEFMIKDSKKYATTDGWGWARWVGDELKPYGKTSAFVAECMDCHQPMKKNDFVFTMPISLN, encoded by the coding sequence ATGAAAAATAAAAAAATCTTTACAAGAAAGTGGAAGATTTTCTTCCTAGTACTAATAATAGGATTTATAAGCCTTCAATTTATACAGCCTAGCACACAAAATCCAAAAGTCACAGGAGATCTAGATGCGCCTATAGCCGTAAAGCAAATACTTAAACGCGCATGTTATGATTGCCATTCAAATGAAACGAAGATTAAATGGTTTGACAAAGTTGCGCCTTTTTCTTGGCTTGTATCCAAAGATATAATAGAGGGCAGAAAAGCATTAAATTTTTCAACCTGGAAAGATTTACCCCAAAAACAACAAGACGGGAATCTTTATACTGCATTGAACTTTATTATACTAAAGGAAATGCCGCTAAAGCAATATTTACTTTTGCACAAAGAAGCAATTCTCAACACAGAAGATATAGAGATACTTAAAAAGTATGTCACTAGTCGAACGGCTATTCCTATAGCAAAACCAGAAGCGCTTACTACAAAGAATGTAATGCCCAAAAGCATTCATACTGTGGCTTCCTCCCTCAATGGAATCCATTATATTCAAGGTTATGATAGATGGCAGGCGATTAGCAGTACGGATCGTTTTGATAACGGAACGATGCGTGTTATTTATGCGAATGCAATTGCTATTAACGCCATAAAAAAGGAACAAATTAACCCTTGGCCCGAGGGAACAATCTTTGCAAAAGTACTCTGGAAAGAAATTATTGACAGTAGCGGTAATGTATCACCCGGCAAATTCATCCATTCGGAATTTATGATTAAAGACAGTAAAAAATATGCGACAACAGACGGTTGGGGTTGGGCAAGATGGGTGGGCGACGAATTAAAACCTTACGGAAAAACTTCCGCTTTTGTAGCAGAATGCATGGATTGCCACCAACCCATGAAAAAGAATGATTTTGTATTTACTATGCCTATCTCTTTAAATTAA
- a CDS encoding cytochrome P460 family protein — translation MDLFNETAAISSVDSFPKIILKWKVLTSSINKKNATMSTLYGNDWAFNYSKQNQGSFYPVGARIALVTWLQQADKHWFGANIPGKIKTIEIIAFENKAGKRVETYLKYEGQPLIASKTDAAFNIKRINFILNQRIALRV, via the coding sequence ATGGATTTGTTTAATGAGACTGCAGCCATTTCCTCAGTTGATTCTTTCCCTAAAATCATCTTAAAATGGAAAGTCCTTACCTCCTCTATCAATAAGAAAAATGCTACTATGTCTACGTTATATGGAAACGATTGGGCATTTAACTATAGTAAACAGAACCAAGGGAGTTTTTATCCAGTTGGAGCGAGAATAGCACTTGTCACCTGGTTGCAACAAGCAGACAAACATTGGTTTGGGGCTAATATTCCAGGCAAAATAAAGACTATTGAAATAATTGCATTTGAAAATAAAGCAGGGAAAAGAGTCGAAACTTATTTAAAATATGAAGGGCAACCTTTAATAGCAAGCAAAACCGATGCTGCTTTTAATATAAAAAGGATTAACTTTATTTTAAATCAAAGAATAGCTTTAAGGGTATAG
- a CDS encoding ISL3 family transposase — translation MLGITKEFAVVQVEKMTSPEKITRIYLKYQATDCVVDGKYYPIYDYAPEREWQHLGWFEYKCYLIAKLPRYKDKEGKIKTYKPNFSPPGRSYTNFFRSATIQLLQKIKVQNSVAEIMRTTPYIVRSIMEDAVEQGMINRGEVIHFNNISIDEKAYTRGHHYATIIMDSDKEHILDLQEGRREKDLKTLLYLLSGQETLPDLNIVNMDMWKPYMNVIKEVAPQATIVHDNFHVVKKLTEAIDNTRKKEVKNCDLLKFQKFNVLKNSENRSDQQKKLFTELAATNINTTKAWQVRENYKVLWSYINLNKETAKDLIKTWIDNSKTYAIEHVNKALNTIEAHIEGIAAALMTRTSSGLHENTNGRIQSIVARARGFANFERFRINALFYYGNLQYNH, via the coding sequence ATGCTAGGCATAACTAAAGAGTTTGCAGTTGTTCAAGTGGAGAAGATGACTTCACCTGAAAAGATCACCAGAATTTATTTAAAATATCAGGCGACTGATTGTGTGGTTGATGGGAAGTACTATCCCATATATGATTACGCACCCGAGCGGGAATGGCAGCATCTTGGTTGGTTCGAGTATAAGTGTTACCTTATAGCGAAGTTACCTCGTTATAAGGATAAGGAGGGTAAAATAAAGACCTATAAACCTAATTTCAGCCCTCCGGGTAGAAGCTACACCAACTTTTTCAGAAGTGCCACTATCCAGCTTTTGCAGAAAATAAAGGTGCAGAATAGCGTTGCAGAAATAATGAGGACAACACCTTATATTGTAAGAAGTATCATGGAAGATGCGGTAGAACAGGGAATGATTAATCGTGGAGAAGTAATACATTTTAACAATATTAGCATTGATGAGAAAGCTTATACCAGAGGTCATCATTATGCAACTATAATAATGGACAGCGACAAAGAGCATATTCTGGATTTGCAGGAAGGCAGAAGGGAAAAAGATTTGAAAACGCTGTTATATCTACTTTCTGGACAAGAAACCTTACCTGACTTAAATATTGTAAATATGGATATGTGGAAGCCGTATATGAATGTAATTAAAGAAGTCGCTCCACAGGCAACGATCGTCCATGATAACTTTCATGTGGTGAAAAAGCTAACAGAAGCTATCGATAACACAAGAAAAAAAGAAGTAAAGAATTGCGACTTGTTGAAGTTCCAGAAGTTCAACGTCCTGAAGAACAGTGAAAATCGGTCAGATCAACAAAAGAAACTGTTTACTGAGCTTGCGGCTACTAATATAAACACAACAAAGGCTTGGCAGGTTCGTGAAAATTATAAGGTGTTATGGAGTTATATTAATTTGAATAAAGAAACCGCAAAGGATCTTATAAAAACCTGGATAGATAACTCAAAGACATATGCAATTGAACATGTAAACAAGGCTCTAAACACCATTGAAGCTCATATAGAGGGAATTGCCGCTGCATTAATGACAAGAACTTCAAGTGGATTACATGAAAATACAAATGGTAGAATCCAATCAATTGTAGCAAGAGCGAGAGGATTTGCTAATTTTGAGAGGTTCAGAATTAACGCATTGTTTTATTATGGAAATTTACAATACAACCATTAA
- a CDS encoding sensor histidine kinase, producing MDKFSYKHILKLSDRLIFISAIFIGTLASIPKLLRLHIELGELLIDISISTAFALFVWYFNLNNLPKNGVRHHLTKLFGKRLIKSLIIGLLLMIILVAIHQLLLPKYHVASMLLMYEFRGLIINLTINLFLFLLYQNYVTGSIDAELEKTKIDNLNAQFEILKQQVNPHFLFNSLNTLKSMVEMQDEKAAHFIVMLSDFYRFSLERKESNLISFEEELKTLKAYMFLLEARFEDGIQLHISIDQRALESLLPPFCLQLLIENCIKHNIISIEQPLLIEIYKEKEFIVIQNNLQLKRSIDNSTGIGLDNITQRYKQAFHKQVEIIRTEKIFKVKLPLVYADSDY from the coding sequence ATGGATAAATTCTCCTATAAACATATCTTGAAACTTTCGGACCGGCTTATTTTTATAAGTGCTATTTTCATTGGGACTTTAGCTTCTATTCCTAAATTATTAAGACTACATATTGAATTGGGAGAATTACTAATTGACATCTCCATATCAACAGCATTTGCCTTATTCGTCTGGTATTTTAACTTAAACAACCTGCCTAAAAACGGCGTTCGTCATCACTTGACAAAACTATTTGGAAAACGTCTAATCAAGAGCCTTATAATTGGACTGTTACTCATGATTATTCTGGTGGCGATACATCAATTATTGTTGCCTAAATATCATGTTGCCTCCATGTTATTGATGTATGAGTTTCGCGGATTGATTATCAACCTGACAATTAATCTATTTCTTTTTTTACTTTATCAAAACTATGTTACCGGGTCTATTGATGCAGAACTTGAAAAGACCAAGATAGATAATCTGAATGCTCAATTTGAGATATTAAAACAACAAGTCAATCCGCATTTCTTATTCAACAGCCTTAATACTTTAAAATCGATGGTTGAAATGCAAGACGAGAAAGCTGCGCATTTTATTGTAATGTTATCAGACTTCTATCGCTTTTCTTTAGAAAGAAAAGAAAGCAACCTTATCTCTTTTGAAGAAGAATTAAAGACCCTTAAAGCTTACATGTTTTTATTGGAAGCCCGCTTCGAGGACGGCATTCAATTACATATTTCAATTGATCAACGGGCCTTAGAATCTCTGTTGCCGCCATTTTGTTTGCAATTACTTATTGAAAACTGTATTAAGCACAATATAATATCGATTGAGCAGCCATTGCTTATTGAAATTTATAAGGAAAAAGAATTCATTGTCATTCAAAACAACCTACAATTAAAGAGGTCAATTGACAACTCAACAGGCATTGGATTAGACAATATTACACAACGCTATAAACAAGCTTTCCACAAACAAGTGGAAATAATCAGAACCGAAAAAATATTTAAAGTAAAACTACCTTTGGTATATGCAGATAGTGATTATTGA